The Puntigrus tetrazona isolate hp1 chromosome 19, ASM1883169v1, whole genome shotgun sequence genome has a segment encoding these proteins:
- the cldn35 gene encoding claudin-4, whose protein sequence is MVNTGMQLISFTCAVTGWVMAIAVTALPQWKVTAFIGSNILTSEIVWQGIWMNCIYQTTGHMQCKTYDSMLALPPDIQAARALMCIAIFLGWLSCTVSCCGMKCTTCAGDDRHAKAGIALSGGVLFILTGLCVLVPVSWTANTVVQDFYNPNVPLQHKRELGQAIYLGWAAAVILMISGAVLSSTCPHIERGGYRRGYIGRSFANSRPSAPDPPKPITTSTLPLKEYV, encoded by the coding sequence ATGGTGAACACAGGTATGCAGTTGATCAGCTTCACCTGTGCTGTGACAGGATGGGTGATGGCTATAGCAGTGACTGCACTGCCCCAGTGGAAGGTCACGGCCTTCATAGGCAGCAACATCTTGACCTCTGAAATCGTTTGGCAGGGGATTTGGATGAACTGCATCTACCAGACCACCGGCCACATGCAGTGTAAGACCTACGACTCCATGCTGGCTCTACCGCCTGACATCCAGGCGGCACGGGCGCTGATGTGCATTGCTATCTTCTTGGGCTGGTTGTCCTGCACCGTCTCTTGCTGTGGAATGAAGTGCACCACCTGTGCCGGGGACGATCGCCATGCCAAGGCTGGCATAGCGCTGTCCGGTGGGGTGCTCTTCATCCTGACGGGCCTGTGCGTCCTAGTGCCAGTTTCCTGGACAGCAAACACTGTGGTGCAGGACTTCTACAACCCCAATGTTCCCCTCCAGCACAAGCGGGAGCTGGGTCAGGCCATTTACCTGGGATGGGCGGCAGCTGTGATTCTTATGATCAGCGGGGCCGTGCTGAGTAGTACCTGCCCGCACATCGAGAGAGGAGGGTACAGACGTGGGTACATAGGTCGCAGTTTTGCAAACTCAAGGCCTTCTGCTCCTGATCCGCCAAAGCCAATCACCACCAGTACCCTGCCTCTAAAGGAGTATgtatga
- the c19h1orf109 gene encoding uncharacterized protein C1orf109 homolog codes for MSSAVLSSLHEQLKKCFETLKANRSVWDGELAECKPLMSSLGNLAVQLKALKNVQIANTPLANFPSLQERLRYKLLLAVDAILGKLADKMDALQKVQGAISQQVSAVFQFYEKNTDTLDIAVCVSRSAICPSISDMLEWLQDAERYYRLQLVQRRYLLQTLTPSDLTLMETAPKRWESLHSASGEERIADAMCQVSFFMETE; via the exons atgtccagTGCTGTTTTATCATCATTGCACGAACAACtcaaaaaatgctttgagaCGTTAAAAGCGAATAGAAGCGTTTGGGACGGTGAACTAGCTGAATGTAAACCTCTAATGAGCTCTCTTGGAAACCTTGCAGTGCAGTTGAAGGCACTGAAAAACGTTCAAATTGCAAACACACCTCTTGCCAATTTCCCTAGTTTACAAGAACGCCTTCGTTACAAACTGTTACTGGCTGTGGATGCAATTCTGGGAAAGCTTGCTGACAAAAT GGATGCTCTTCAGAAGGTGCAGGGTGCCATCAGTCAACAGGTGTCCGCTGTTTTCCAGTTCTATGAGAAGAACACAGACACTCTTGACATTGCTGTTTGTGTCTCCAGATCAGCCATCTGTCCCTCCATCTCAGATATGTTAGAGTGGCTTCAAGATGCAGAGCGCTATTACCGCCTACA ATTAGTGCAGAGAAGGTACCTCCTGCAGACACTGACGCCCAGCGACCTTACGTTAATGGAAACGGCACCAAAGAGATGGGAATCTCTACATTCAGCTAGTGGAGAGGAGAGAATTGCAG atgCAATGTGTCAAGTATCATTCTTCATGGAGACTGAATGA
- the cdca8 gene encoding borealin, with product MAPRKRTQTAKSKKNPKTPKLEAFLLDFDDEVHTIVERLKEKTNNLLKDADNLYKTALIKLPMAVRKMNWVDYCNIEKPKSPVDDSKVREEAAQVELAIAENHVVPKSAAKEAKNCANSEDENVAPLKSTVKKKKASKKAPSTSKKARALSISKQSNTIQRSTRKPLITPARSLLESSIIGATPLITPRFDPRLPKTPGLRLARHREKVYSMSVNGSPIAGTGEDIVISVPIGNGECIQLLASEMDSVDLSQLDEKALRSIRNLQNRLTTLCGTK from the exons ATGGCACCGAGAAAACGCACCCAGACTGCTAAAAGCAAGAAGAATCCCAAAACACCGAAACTGGAAGCTTTTCTGCTTGATTTCGACGACGAAG TTCATACTATTGTTGAAAGACTAAAGGAGAAGACGAACAATCTTCTGAAAGATGCAGACAACCTTTACAAGACCGCTCTGATAAAGCTTCCCATGGCAGTGAGGAAAATGAACTGGGTCGATTACTGCA ATATAGAGAAGCCAAAGTCACCAGTGGATGATTCAAAG GTAAGGGAGGAAGCTGCTCAAGTGGAGCTTGCTATTGCTGAGAATCATGTGGTTCCCAAGTCGGCTGCTAAAG AAGCCAAGAATTGTGCAAACTCGGAAGATGAAAACGTGGCACCGCTTAAGTCTACGGTCAAAAAG AAGAAAGCCTCAAAGAAGGCACCTTCTACATCCAAAAAGGCCAGAGCTCTCTCCATCAGCAAACAGAGCAACACCATCCAAAG GTCTACAAGAAAGCCTCTAATCACCCCTGCTAGAAGTTTACTTGAGTCTTCAATAATTGGCGCCACTCCACTTATCACGCCACGCTTTGACCCAAG ATTGCCAAAGACTCCAGGACTGAGACTTGCACGTCACAGGGAGAAGGTGTACAGCATGTCTGTTAACGGCTCACCAATTGCTGGCACTGGAGAGGACATTGTCATTAGTGTCCCCATCGGAAACGGAGAG TGCATTCAGCTGCTGGCCAGTGAGATGGACTCTGTGGATCTGAGTCAGTTGGATGAGAAGGCCCTACGCAGTATCAGAAACCTTCAG AATCGCCTCACAACTCTGTGTGGAACAAAGTGA